GCCCCGGCGCTGCCGAAGGCATCGAGAAGACTTTTGCCGAAGGCGAAGCCCATGCCCGCGCCCAGTTCGCGGCGGAAGGCATCGACCCGGCCAAGGTCAAGGTCCTGCGTTTCGGCAAGTTCCGCTACCAGAACCAGGAGCACACGACCGAAGTGCTGATCGACGGTCCGGTGACCGAGGAGCGGCTTGCCGCTATCGAGGCCGATTTCCACCAGACCTACGAGCGCGAATACACCTATCGCCTCAAGGCCCCGGTCGAGATCGTCGGCATCCACCTCGTGGCGTCGGCGGAAGTCGGCAAGCTCACCATGGAAAAGCGTGCGCCGACCGGCATCCCGGCTTCGTCCGCCCTCAAGGGCGAGCGCAATGTCGACTATGCCCTCGAAGGCATCCACAAGGCTGCCATCTATGACGGCGCCAGGCTCGAGCCGGGCATGACCTTTGCCGGTCCCGCCATCATCGAGGACCCCGGTACCACCGTGGTCATCCATCCGGGCAACCGGGTGGAAATCGATGGCTTCGGCAATATCCAAATCACTCTGGCGGCGTGAGGCATCGACATGACTGACACCATCAACGATCCGATTACCCTCGAAATCATCCAGAACTCGCTGCAGGCGACGGCCGACGAAATGTTCGCGGCCATGCGCAAGACGGCAATGAGCTCGGTCATCTACGAAGTGCTCGACATGGGCACGGGCATTGTCGACGCCGAAGGGCGGCTGGCCTCCTCGGGCGCCGGTATCCCGTCGTTCGTGGGCGTGCTCGACAAGGCCGTGCAGGTGATCGTGGCCAAGTTCAACAAGCCGGGCGATATCCAGCCGGGCGACGTGTTCACCACCAACGACCCCTATTATGGCGGCGTGACCCACCTTAACGACATCGTGGTGGCGATGCCGGTCTTTGCCGATGGCAAGCTGATCGCCTGGACGGCCAACATCGCCCACAATGCCGATATCGGCGGCAAGTCGCCGGGGTCGCTCTCGGCTGATGCGACGGAGATATTCCAGGAGGGCCTGCGCCTGCCGGCCATCAAGATGGTCTCCAGGGGCGAGCCGACCGCGGCGGTCTTTGACATCATGAAGGTCAATTCGCGTACACCCGATTTCCTCGAAGGCGACATCTGGGCGGCCATCGCCTCGGTGCGCATCGGGGCGAAGCGCCTGACCGACCTCGCCAACAAGTACGGCGTGGACACGTTCGAGAAGGCCATGCGCTCGTTCATGGATTTCGGCGAGAAGGTTTCGCTGCGCGAGCTGGCCAAGCTTCCGCACGGCACGTTCGAGCTGACCGAAGAGCAGGACGACGGCCGCTTCTACAACGTCAAGGTGACGATCTCGGACACCGAGTTCCTTGTCGACCTGCGCGACAACCCGGACCAGGATGTCGGCCCGACCAATACCAGCCGCGACGGCGCGATCATCTGTGCGCAGATCATCTTCAAGTCGCTGACGGACCCGGAATCCCCGGCCAATGAAGGCTCGTTCCGTCCGATCAAGGTGCTGACCCGCGAAGGCTCAGTGTTCCACGCCAAGGAGCCGTCGCCGATCGGGTTCTATTTCGAGACCGAGGTTCGCGTTTACGACCTCATCTGGCGCTGCCTTGCCAACGTGATCCCGGAGCGCCTGCCCGCCGGGCACTTCTCATCGATCTGCGGCACCTTCATCGGCGGCCCGCACCCGGATACGGGACGTCACTACACCATCGTCGAGCCCGAGCTTGGCGGTTGGGGCGCCAGCCGGGGACGGGACGGCAACTCGGCCATTTTCTCGGGCTTCCACGGCGAAACCTACAATTGCCCGGCGGAAATCTCTGAGGCCCGCAACGGTCTTTTCGTCGACCGCATGGAGCTCAATACCGAGCCGGGCGGCGAGGGGCAGTGGGTTGGCGGCCATGGCATCGTCATGGATTACCGCGTGCGCGCCGACGGCTCGTTCCTGACGGCGGGTTACACCCGCTCGAAGATCCTGCCCTGGGCGCTGGACGGCGGCGAGGAGGGCTCGCCCAACTACGTGCGCGTCTTCCGCAAGGATGGTACCTCGGAGCGCTATTCGTTCGTCTCGAACCTGACGGTCAATACGGACGACGTGATCCGCATCGTCACCGGCACCGGCGGCGGTCTTGGCGATCCGAAGCTACGAGACAAGGCGGCGGTGGCCGAGGATATCAAGAACGGGTTCATCACCCCCGAGCGGGCCAAAGAGGTCTACGGGGTCTAGGCAAAGAGAAAGGGCCGGAGCATTGCTCCGGCCCTTGTCGTTTCCAGTGCGCGCTGCGCTAGGCGGCGCGGCGTATCACGCGGATGATCAGCAGCAGGATCACGGCGCCGATGATCGAGGCGATGATCGAGCCCACGATACCGCCGAAGCTGATGCCGACGACCGGCAGCAGCCAGCCTGCCAAAATACCGCCGATGATACCGATCACGATGTCGCCGATAATGCCGAAACCCGAGCCCTTGACGATCAGGCCGGCGACCCAGCCGGCAATGCCGCCAACTACCAGTACGATCAGAAGAGAAGTGAGATCCATTTCTTGCCCCTTTCGCAAGTTTGCGTCCCTAACAAGGTCAGTCTGCTAAACAATGCGCGGCGGCGATTTTGGTTCATTTTGAACTGCTTGGAGCTTGGTTAGTTATCCCATGCACCAGAGGAGAGACCCGATGTTCGCCAATCGACACGCCACCGCCATGTTGCCCGCCAAGGACCTCAAGCGGGCAATTGCCTGGTATGAAGACAAGCTCGGCCTGCGCCCCGTGCGGCAGGACGAATACGGCGCCGCCTACAATCTGGGCGGCACCGACATATTCCTCTACGTCACCGATTTCGCCGGCACGGCCCAGCACACGCTGCTCTCGTTCGGCAGTCCCGACCTCGTCGCGGACATGGCGGAGCTGCGCAGCAAGGGCGTCGTCTTCGAGGAATACGATCTGCCCGGCCTCAAGACCGTCAACGGCCTCGTCGAGTTCGGTCCCGTCAAGAACGCGTGGGTGAAGGATTCCGAGGGCAACATCCTCGGCTTCGTCGAGGGAATGTAGCCTAGAGCCCGGAGAGCAGGTGCTTGGTAATGAGGTCCGGCGCGGTGATCGCCGAGCCGCTGACCACTGCAAAGGCACCGGCCGCGAACGAGGCTGCCACGTGCTCGGGCGTCCAGACACCGCCCTCGACGATAACCGGCACGTCGAGCCGGCCGACCAGTTCGCGTACGAGCTCGAACGCCGGACGGACCGCGCCCGTGCTTTGCGGGGTATAGCCGACCATTGTCGTGGCGATGACATCAGCGCCTTGCTCGGCCGCCGTGATGGCTTCCTCGAATGTCGAGATATCAGCCATCATCGCCGCCCCGCGTGCATGGGTAGCCGCAGTGAGTTCGGCAAAGCTCTCGCCAGGCCGCGTTCCGCTCGTCGCCTGAGCGGCGACGATATCGGCGCCGGCGTCACACAATGCGTTCACATCGGCTACGGTCGTGGTGATGTAGACGTCGAATCCCGTGCGTCGGTCCTTGGCGATGCCGATGATGGGCAGGCTCGTGCGGGCGCGCAGTTCGCGGACCACGTCGACGCCATCCACGCGATAGCCGCCTGCGCCCCCAAGTCCCGCCGCTTCGGCCATCATTGCGAGGATATCTGGCCGTCCGAGCGGGCTGCGCGGGTCCATCACCTGCGAGGAAACCACGAGCTTGCCCTTGAGGCGTTCGAGTGCGGCGTTCATGGCTTGCGGTCTCCTTGTGTGGCGAGCGCTACTGTATGCCACCGATTCCGGTGGATGGGGGAGGTGTCGTCGTGCTGATCTTCATCGATTTCGAGGCGTCCTCGCTCAGCAAGCAGAGCTACCCGATCGAGATCGGCTGGGTCACAGAGGCCGGCGCGGAGGAGGGGCACCTCATCCGTCCCGCGCCCATCTGGACCGAATGGGATGCGCGCGCCGAACTCATCCACGGCCTCAGCCGGGCGCAATTGCTGGGGGAGGGTGAGCCGCACGACCTCGTCTGCGAGCGTGTCATCTCGGTCTTCGAGGGCAACGATATCTATGCCAGCGCCCCTTCATGGGACGGTCACTGGCTGAGCATGCTGCTGCGTGCCTCCGGCAAACCGCGCCATCTCCTGCGGCTCAGCGGCACCAGCGAACTCTTCCTGGCCGCGGCCCGAAACCACCTCGGTACCGCCGACGATACCCTTGCCGCCGCCCATATCGAACAGGTGCGCCAATCGCTGAAGCAGCCCGCTCAGGAGCACCGCGCCGTCTCGGACGCCCGGCGCGAATGGGAGTTGTGGAAGGCGCTGGTGGCTTAGCCGCCGTTCTGCGCCGAGCGGATGAGGCCTACCTTCATGTCCTTGGCGGTGTAGATGCACTCGCCGTCAGCCAGCACGCGGCCATCGGCCATGCCGAGCGTCATCGCCCCGCGCTTTACGCGGTGCATCTCCACCTCGTAGCGGACCTGCCTGGTCTGGGGCGTGATGTCGCCGCGGAACTTCACCTCGCCCACGCCGATGGCGCGCCCCTTGCCGGGCGAGCCAGACCAGCCGAGCCAGTAGCCGACCATCTGCCACATCGCATCCAGGCCAAGGCAGCCGGGCATGACCGGATCGCCTGGGAAGTGGCAATCGAAGAACCAGAGGTCCGGGTGGATGTCGAGTTCGGCGATCACATGGCCCTTGCCATGGGCGCCGCCATCCATGCTGATCTCGGTGATCCGATCCATCATCAGCATCGGGGGTGCTGGCAATTGTGCATTGCCCGGACCGAAATAGCCGCCGCGGCCCGACTGGAGCAGGTCGTCCCTGGAATAAGAGGGCTGGGGCGAGTGAAAATCGTGAGGGCCAAGCACTTGCGCGTATCTCCGTGTCGCAACTGCTTCAATCTATGACCTGCCCAGGCCGGTTCGGCAATGTCATTGGGCGCGATTAGCCCGCCCGCTGCTCCTGGTCGAGCCGCAGCGGGTAGCGGGTCGGGTGGTGCAGGGAGATCGTGTGGTTGATCGGGCTGCCATGCA
The sequence above is a segment of the Paradevosia shaoguanensis genome. Coding sequences within it:
- a CDS encoding hydantoinase B/oxoprolinase family protein, producing MTDTINDPITLEIIQNSLQATADEMFAAMRKTAMSSVIYEVLDMGTGIVDAEGRLASSGAGIPSFVGVLDKAVQVIVAKFNKPGDIQPGDVFTTNDPYYGGVTHLNDIVVAMPVFADGKLIAWTANIAHNADIGGKSPGSLSADATEIFQEGLRLPAIKMVSRGEPTAAVFDIMKVNSRTPDFLEGDIWAAIASVRIGAKRLTDLANKYGVDTFEKAMRSFMDFGEKVSLRELAKLPHGTFELTEEQDDGRFYNVKVTISDTEFLVDLRDNPDQDVGPTNTSRDGAIICAQIIFKSLTDPESPANEGSFRPIKVLTREGSVFHAKEPSPIGFYFETEVRVYDLIWRCLANVIPERLPAGHFSSICGTFIGGPHPDTGRHYTIVEPELGGWGASRGRDGNSAIFSGFHGETYNCPAEISEARNGLFVDRMELNTEPGGEGQWVGGHGIVMDYRVRADGSFLTAGYTRSKILPWALDGGEEGSPNYVRVFRKDGTSERYSFVSNLTVNTDDVIRIVTGTGGGLGDPKLRDKAAVAEDIKNGFITPERAKEVYGV
- a CDS encoding GlsB/YeaQ/YmgE family stress response membrane protein gives rise to the protein MDLTSLLIVLVVGGIAGWVAGLIVKGSGFGIIGDIVIGIIGGILAGWLLPVVGISFGGIVGSIIASIIGAVILLLIIRVIRRAA
- a CDS encoding VOC family protein, with amino-acid sequence MFANRHATAMLPAKDLKRAIAWYEDKLGLRPVRQDEYGAAYNLGGTDIFLYVTDFAGTAQHTLLSFGSPDLVADMAELRSKGVVFEEYDLPGLKTVNGLVEFGPVKNAWVKDSEGNILGFVEGM
- a CDS encoding N-acetylmannosamine-6-phosphate 2-epimerase, producing MNAALERLKGKLVVSSQVMDPRSPLGRPDILAMMAEAAGLGGAGGYRVDGVDVVRELRARTSLPIIGIAKDRRTGFDVYITTTVADVNALCDAGADIVAAQATSGTRPGESFAELTAATHARGAAMMADISTFEEAITAAEQGADVIATTMVGYTPQSTGAVRPAFELVRELVGRLDVPVIVEGGVWTPEHVAASFAAGAFAVVSGSAITAPDLITKHLLSGL
- a CDS encoding transcriptional regulator: MPPIPVDGGGVVVLIFIDFEASSLSKQSYPIEIGWVTEAGAEEGHLIRPAPIWTEWDARAELIHGLSRAQLLGEGEPHDLVCERVISVFEGNDIYASAPSWDGHWLSMLLRASGKPRHLLRLSGTSELFLAAARNHLGTADDTLAAAHIEQVRQSLKQPAQEHRAVSDARREWELWKALVA
- the fabA gene encoding bifunctional 3-hydroxydecanoyl-ACP dehydratase/trans-2-decenoyl-ACP isomerase, which codes for MLGPHDFHSPQPSYSRDDLLQSGRGGYFGPGNAQLPAPPMLMMDRITEISMDGGAHGKGHVIAELDIHPDLWFFDCHFPGDPVMPGCLGLDAMWQMVGYWLGWSGSPGKGRAIGVGEVKFRGDITPQTRQVRYEVEMHRVKRGAMTLGMADGRVLADGECIYTAKDMKVGLIRSAQNGG